A DNA window from Mesorhizobium sp. C432A contains the following coding sequences:
- a CDS encoding TIM barrel protein: MLEVGLNPYGLTYHLGLQGRGTPRANPQPAGLEGFIALATELGARVLEIWVPWLSELSDDAVIALRERLAGLGITPVVSGGLLVGEPLDDAFRAARLLKAKIIRTALTPILCGDRNAAGEKWSEYVGIIRERLVEWGPRANAEGYVLAIENHQDFTSRELVEFCALGGDSVGVTFDTGNTFPVGEAPLDFTKVIAPYVRHVHLKDYRVQFTTEGYRLIRCAIGDGAVPFAELFAILGQHHDRMTAVLEPGALEARHVRYLSDDWWRGYPPKTAREFAACLAAAQRNRLPDDADTRTPWEREDDVSLISYELDMIRRSAANMRKFGLMEKI, from the coding sequence ATGCTCGAGGTCGGCCTGAACCCCTACGGCCTGACCTATCATCTCGGCCTCCAGGGCCGCGGCACGCCACGCGCCAATCCGCAGCCAGCGGGGCTCGAAGGTTTCATCGCGCTCGCGACCGAACTCGGCGCGCGCGTGCTGGAGATCTGGGTGCCATGGCTGAGCGAGCTTTCCGACGACGCGGTGATCGCGCTGCGCGAACGGCTCGCCGGCCTTGGCATCACGCCGGTCGTCAGCGGCGGCCTGCTGGTGGGCGAACCGCTCGACGATGCGTTTCGGGCCGCGCGCCTGCTCAAGGCCAAAATCATCCGGACGGCGCTGACGCCCATTCTCTGCGGAGACCGCAACGCCGCCGGCGAAAAATGGAGCGAGTACGTCGGCATCATTCGAGAGCGATTGGTGGAATGGGGTCCCCGCGCGAATGCCGAAGGGTATGTCCTTGCGATCGAAAACCACCAGGACTTCACCAGCCGGGAACTCGTCGAATTCTGCGCGCTAGGTGGTGACAGTGTGGGCGTCACCTTCGACACCGGCAACACGTTCCCGGTCGGCGAAGCGCCGCTCGATTTTACGAAGGTGATCGCCCCCTATGTCCGCCATGTCCACCTCAAGGACTACCGCGTGCAGTTCACGACCGAAGGCTATCGGCTGATCCGTTGTGCCATCGGCGACGGTGCGGTGCCGTTTGCCGAGCTGTTCGCCATTCTTGGCCAGCACCACGATCGCATGACCGCCGTTCTCGAACCGGGCGCCTTGGAGGCCCGGCATGTCCGCTATCTCAGCGACGACTGGTGGCGAGGCTATCCCCCGAAGACGGCGCGCGAGTTTGCCGCCTGCCTGGCGGCAGCCCAGCGCAACCGGCTGCCCGACGATGCCGACACCCGCACGCCCTGGGAGCGCGAAGACGACGTCTCACTGATTTCCTATGAGCTCGACATGATCCGGCGCAGCGCGGCCAACATGCGCAAATTTGGTTTGATGGAGAAGATCTGA
- a CDS encoding SDR family oxidoreductase: protein MTARELDGLTAFVTGSGRGLGRVMAERLAELGANVAIHDMDETAPAKYGEFANLGEVVERLKRHGTKVTSVTGNIGDQKAVAEMKRRIEADLGDVHVLVNCAGGDIGAKGGKPNPNNALDIELDDIRVLTENNLIGTMLVCQAFLPPMKQRGGGSVINIASAAAHLGCSPEVVYSTLKAAVVHYTRCLAKELIDDGVRINAVSPGATKTARFQATRTVDPERMDSSKKSLNRYAEPEEIAEAVAFLAGPRARFINGQVLRVDGGFTIFPG, encoded by the coding sequence ATGACGGCACGTGAACTCGATGGACTGACCGCCTTCGTAACCGGCTCCGGCCGTGGCCTCGGCCGCGTGATGGCCGAGCGCCTGGCGGAACTCGGCGCCAATGTCGCGATCCACGACATGGACGAAACGGCGCCGGCCAAATACGGCGAGTTCGCCAATCTCGGCGAAGTGGTCGAGCGCCTGAAGCGGCACGGCACGAAGGTCACGTCGGTGACCGGCAACATTGGCGACCAGAAGGCGGTGGCCGAGATGAAGCGCAGGATCGAGGCCGATCTCGGCGACGTCCATGTGCTGGTCAATTGCGCCGGCGGCGACATCGGCGCCAAGGGCGGCAAGCCGAACCCGAACAACGCCCTCGACATCGAACTGGACGACATCCGCGTGCTCACCGAGAACAATCTGATCGGCACGATGCTGGTCTGCCAGGCCTTCTTGCCGCCGATGAAGCAGCGCGGCGGCGGCTCCGTCATCAACATCGCCTCCGCGGCGGCACATCTCGGCTGCTCGCCCGAGGTCGTTTACTCCACCTTGAAGGCCGCGGTCGTGCATTACACGCGCTGTCTCGCCAAGGAACTGATCGACGACGGCGTGCGCATCAACGCGGTCAGCCCAGGCGCCACGAAGACGGCACGCTTCCAGGCGACCCGCACGGTCGATCCGGAGCGCATGGATTCGAGCAAGAAGTCGCTGAACCGCTATGCCGAGCCGGAGGAGATCGCCGAGGCGGTGGCCTTTCTAGCCGGCCCCCGCGCACGATTTATCAATGGGCAGGTGCTCCGCGTCGATGGCGGGTTTACGATCTTTCCGGGGTGA